A segment of the Amycolatopsis thermophila genome:
GCCGACGGTCGCGATGAACAAGACGATCTCCACCAGGCCGAACAGGCCGAGCGCGTCCGCCGAGACGGCGAACGGGTAGAGGAAGACCATTTCGATGTCGAACAGGATGAACAGCATCGCGGTGATGTAGTAGGCGACCGGCATGCGGCCGCCACCGACCAGCGGCTGCGGGGACGGTTCGATGCCGCACTCGTAGGCCATCTGCTTCGCCCGGTTGTACCGGCGCGGGCCCACCAGCGGGCCGAGCAGCACGGAGAACACCGCGAACCCGGCGGCGAGGACGAACAACATGACCAGGGGCAGGTACATCTCCAGCCCCGGCGACGAGGTGG
Coding sequences within it:
- a CDS encoding NADH-quinone oxidoreductase subunit A, which translates into the protein MSQSPGSLAQATSSPGLEMYLPLVMLFVLAAGFAVFSVLLGPLVGPRRYNRAKQMAYECGIEPSPQPLVGGGRMPVAYYITAMLFILFDIEMVFLYPFAVSADALGLFGLVEIVLFIATVGFAYAYVWRRGGLDWN